The stretch of DNA GGTCACAAAGGAGATCTGGGACATCAGATCGGATAGCGGAATCTGGTTCAGCGGTACGCCTCCCAGGCAAATCTGTCCCTCGGTTATATCCCAAAACCGGCAGATCAGGCTGGCCGCCGTACTTTTACCGCTGCCGGAAACACCGACGAGCGCAGTTACTTTTCCATCAGGAACAGTAAATGAGACATCTTTTAATACCGGCTGTCCTTCCCCATAGGAAAATGTAACGTGTTCAAACACAATCGTGTGGTCGGAAAGTTCTGCCTTCGAGATCATATCCGCCATTTCATCCAGCTTCAGAATTTCGTCTATCTTTTTTGCAACAGAAGCGTTCATGCCGATATAATCAAAGTTATTAGAAACAGTTTCCAACGGAATCAGCATGGCAAGCCCCATAAACAGATACATAATATAGCTGGCCGCTGTCACGCTGCCGGAGAGGTACATCAAACCAGCAAGTGGAAACAAGAACACAAGGTTGCTGTTTAAGTCGGCATGATTGAAAGCAACATATTTCAAGCAGCTTTGAAACCACTCTGTTACAACGGTGCTGTAAGTGCGGATGCTTTCTGACAGGCGGCCATAAGTGGATTCGTCGGCGGCAAATATCTTCAGTTCTTTCATACCGTTGACATATTCCACCGTCTTAACGCTGACGTCGGCAAACGCCTGATTAAATTCGTCCATTTTTTTCATCTGAACGATAATCATAAGAATACCGACAAGAATAAACAGAACGACCGGAATCAGCATGATACCGGCTACCCTAATGTCCAATATCGCCAGCAGGATTTCCATACATAGCGGTACAGCGAGACCAGAAATAATCTCTGGAATGTTATGGGCGTAAAATGTCTCCAACTGTTCCATATTGTCCATAATGATCGTTTTGACCTGCCCGGATGCCGTTGTTTTCACATAGCCCATTGGTAAACGGGCAATTTTACGGAACAGCTTTTTACGGGTTTCCCCCAATGTCTGGTAGGCTACCTTGTGAGAGATTTTTGTGCCGGTTCCAAACAGCAGATGTTTCAAAATGATTGCTACGGCAATCAGGCACACATATTGAAAAAGGTTCTCTGTCCGTTCATCCAGGAAACAGGTCACAATACCCCAAACGCCTAAATAGGGCAGGATGCCGCACAAAACAGACAGGACGCAACAGATCACCGCACCAATCAGGCGGCGCTTATTTTTCTTATCAATTAGTCCAAACAGGGCTTTTACATCACTCATTACAATTCATCTCCTCCTTGCGGAATAGTGAAATTCCAAAATCTGTCCGATACTCCATTTTGCCAACCAGGTATAGCAATAGTTCCATGACTTTAATACGCATAAGGTAATTGCGGTACTGTTCCGGCAGCAAGAGCAGTTCGGTAAAAATATGCTCCACACTTTTTGTTGCGGGTGCTATAAAGCATCCGCCCGCTGTAAAAAGTCCTTGAAAATCCATGTCCTCGTCAAACGCGATTGTTCCCAGCATGATATTCAGGCTGTTTATGATCTGCGGCAGATAAGCCACCACTGAAACACCAACAAAAGGTTCTTCTCCAAAATCACAGCTTTTCAGGTGGCTTGCACCATTGAAAACAGAAATATAATGGTCGCTCATAATCATCTCCGGCTGGTCGCTGAACAGCATATTCACTCGCCCATGAAAGCAATAGGTGACTTCAATAAAACGATCTATACATTGGATATTTTTTTGAATTGGAGTTGTGATATGAACATTGCTATAAACAATTTCAGCACCAGGCATCACTTCAAAGCTCTGCATGGTGCCTTTCCCAAATTTGGGAGAAATTGTATATATCTTTGAATCCTTTTCAACGGAACAGTTACCAATCAGCTCATGGAAGAACAGGAGGTCATTTTCCATTCTCCTCAAGGTTCTGCCTCCTTTCTGACCGCAAGAAAAAATCATGTAGTCGATGCAGATTGTCGGGGGAAAGTGGGTAATCTTCCTGCTGTTTTCCGTTATCTAAATGAATCACTCTTGTACAGGCTGCCGCTAAAAATTCGTAATCATGGGTTACAACAAAAATTACCTTTCCCATTTTGGAAAGCGTTTGAAATAACCCCGCAACCTGAATCATGCTGTCATAATCAAGTCCGCTAGTTGGTTCATCAAAAATTAAAACATCCTTACAGCATACCATACTGACCGCCACGGCTGCACGCTGCTTCTGCCCCCCGGAAAGTGTATTGGGATGATGAGTACGGTACTCATAAATACCCAGCCGTTCCATTGCCTGTTTTGCTGCATCCAGATCAGGATGCTTAATTCCAAATACACATTCCTTTTCCAATGTATCGGCAAATAACTGATAGCTTACGTCCTGCATCACCATATAGGAGCGTTTTAACCGGCTCTTTGCGTTCAGTTCTTTACCATCCCAAAGAATTTGTCCCGTACAGTTTGTGTGCAGGCCGCATAGTGTTCTGGAAAATGTAGATTTCCCGGCTCCGTTATGGCCGATAATTCCTATGATTTCTCCCGGTGCCGCACTCAAATTCAAATCGTCTAGAACCGGCTTTTTCTTATAGAACAAGGATAAGTTCCTGACTTCCAAAATCGGCTTTTGAGAATTTTCAGCAAAGGCTCTTGGCTGTACCTTTGACAAATCTAAAGCGCGAAGTCCCATACTATGCCGCTGTTCTTCAGGAATAGAAAGAAACTGGCTTGGAGAAAACACAGCAGATATAGCCCCGTTTTCCATATACGCAATGCGGTCAACTAATTCCCTCAGATAATAAATCCTATGTTCTGCAATTAGAATGGTCTTGCCTTGTTTCTTTAGGAGTTCAAGTGTACGCCGCAAATCCTCAATAGCATCCATATCCAGATTGGACGATGGTTCATCTAACAAGTAAATACTCGGAGACATAGCATAGATGGACGCAAACGCCACCTTTTGTTTTTCACCGCCAGACAATTCAAATATGCTTCTCCCGGTCAGATGGGCTATATCCAAATCCGCAACTGTCTTTGAAATGCGTTCTTTCATTTTTTCTCTTGGATAAGTCAGATTTTCCATTCCAAAGGAGATTTCACTGTCTGTATCTACATTAAAAAATTGAGAGCGTGGATTTTGGAATACAGACCCCACATACTCGGACACTTCGTATATGGGATAATCCTGTATATCTTTACCGTCAACATAGGTTGTGCCGGTGACTTCTCCCGCATAAAAGTATGGAATCAGTCCATTCACAAGACGGGTCAATGTGGTTTTCCCACAGCCGCTTCGCCCACACAACAGCACACACTCGCCTTTGTTGATTGTCAAATCAACATCGCGCAGTCCGCCATTTTGTAATGATTCCTGATAGGTAAAAGAAACCTTGTCAAAACGGATCATTAGCCTGCACCCCCTTTCAATTTCAGCCAGATTGACACTGACATAAACAAAGTGAACAGGATAAAGCATACAGCATCCGCAACATTAAAGTGGATTTCCTGCAAGCAGGTTCGGGGCTTCGGATTTTCCAGCCCCCTTGTAACAGCCGCCGCCGATAATTCATCCGCCACTTTCAGTGCTGACATCATCATCGGAACATAGATACATTCCACTGTTCGGGCCGGATGGGTTAGCAGACTTTTTACGGTTGGAGCTACATCGCGCATCCGCATGGCATCGCTGATATAGCCCCAGTCCTCATGCACCATAGGAAAATAACGGAGCATGACCGTCAGAGGAATAACCATTGCTTTTGGCATATGAATACGGTTCATGGTCGCCATAAATTCATTTACCCTTGTCGTGCTGACTAAAATACCTCCGAGCATGGCACAAGGAAAGATTTTACGGATAAATACGGTAAATGTTACAATCGCAATCTGCAAAGTCCCTGTCAAATAATTTGTTCCAATGATATGCAGAACAACCATTCCCGCATAGATAGCAGCCATTCTTACCGTAAACCGCTTTGCTCCTACAAGGACGCCGAGAATCACAACGCATACAACCAGCGCAATCTCATAGAGTAAAGAGGGCGCAAGGAACAACGCAACATTTCCGACGATCAACAGATATAGTTTTGTGCGAGGGTCTAAATGTAATGTGGCAAGTGTGTCTTTTGTTTGCAGTTGCATCTCCATTACACTACTCCGGCCTTTTCAAAATGCTTTTTCAATAGTTTCTGGCCTACAAGACCGCTGATAGCAGCACAGATCAACACGCCGATAATCATTGCCGGGAGCATCCAGTTTTGCGCGGTTGAAACCATTGTGTCCATATAGGTCTGTTCTGTTCCCTTTTCTACCAAATATTGCACATAGGCGTCGCGGTCAAACCAAAGCATACCGTAGGAGAAAACTGGGCTGAGAACAAAAATCATGTAGGACAACAGGTTACGCCCTTTGTTTCTAAAGTTCCCGGAACCGGCCAGCAGATCGGCCACAACGCCGAGAATACAATATGCCAAACACATAGACCAGTACATACCGAGTACGAACAGTACACCTCCTACCAAAATACCGGTGACAATGATTGGGCCATGCTTCGGCACCTTCGCCAGTATCAGCATATAAACCGGGCCGCACAGCAGCGCAATAGACAGCGGGCAAAGGAAAGTCAGTACAGGGAAGAACCCAAAGATAGCTTCGCCAATCATGGCGCATACCATGTACAAAGCAGCAAGGATGCCGGTGGTAATCAAATCACGCACAGATAGCCCTTTTTTCATTTGTTGTGAATTAGACATTTTCAACGTCCTCCTATTTATTATTTGCTGGCAGAAGCCTCATTGACCTACGCACAAAATCGTGATAGAATTGCTGTGATTAGAGTCAGCTAACCAGCCAGTAATGCCATTCTACTCAGTGATTTTTTTTGTGTCAAATCCGGCAAAAAAGGTCAAAACAGGAGTTAAAAGTGGAAAAACAACCGGATATATCAGTGCTTTTTGTGGTTTTGCTGACAGCCTTTGCGACATTTTGGAGCATAAAAAAAGATACTGCGGATTATTCCGACTACATAAGAAACGGGGGTGAGCAGGATGCAGACCGATTCTACACAGGCCGCGCACGAATTAGGGGATGCTTCTTTTTATCTGCATGATTATCATTTTCGACAGGATAATCATAATGGAATCTGCACCTTGCAGCCGCAAAACAGACAAGGCTATGGAAATATCTATCAGGTTCAACCGACAGATGGATTATTCCTGTCAACCGGAAGCTGGATACCATACGCCTCAATGGAACGTAAATATGAGATCAATCAAAAGCTGGTGAAAATTTATTATTTGGAATCCGGCGGTGTTACCCTGATCCAGAATGGGCGGAAAGCCCAACCCATCACAGAGGGAATCCACCTTTATCTAAATAAGCCGTCACAAGGGCGAGTATTATATCAACCCAATATACCAATCAGCTATGCGTCAGTTTTGCTGTTTGAAGATTACATAGAGAAAAATCTGCAAGACCGTTTTACCCCGGACGATTTTGACTATGCAGAGGTTTATGATTGGAAAGCTTTTGATTATAATACCCCGGAAATTGGAACCCTGTTTTTGCAGATACGGGATAAACTGATTGCTGGCGAAACCTCCCGTCTTTACTACGAAAGCAAAGTGGGTGAACTGCTTTCTATTGTGGCAGGCAACTTTCATAAACAGCGACAGGAGATAGCATCTAAACACCAGTCTCTTTCCAAACAAGAGAAAAAGGCGCTGGAATCTGTACGTCTGGCTATTGAACAGAATATTTTAAACCCACCAGAACTCTCGCAGCTTTGCAAAATAGCAGCAATGGGACAAACTAAACTTCGAGAATCATTCAAAAAAATGTATGGTGTTCCTATTGGGACATACATTCGACAATCCAAAATGAAATATGCTTCACTGTTACTTAAAAAGAATGAATTATCAATTTCATCTATAGCCAAACATTTAGGGTATCAAAACGCAAGTAAATTTTCTAGCGCTTTTAAAAACTATTTTAATCAATCGCCTGAAATTTACCGAAAAAATAATTATAATATGCGTAAAGATTAGAATCACTTGCCATTTTTTTAGAAATTTTTTAATTATATTATCACAAAAAAGAGGCGCTAAGTTTGCACCTCTTTTTATTGTAAAATTCATACTCATTCTCTAATTTGTTTTTAAAGGTAATCTAAACTATTGAATACGCTCTAAAAATCAACATATTAATTTTCAAAGTATACCATATCCCATGATTGTTCCGTTATTAATGCTATAGCTTCTCTGGTTCACGGCATTACTGGAGTTTCCTTCCACGGTATATACGGTACTGCCTTCGGTTTTCTCCACGATTCCCACATGGTCTGAGGTTCCGTCCCCGTTCCAGTCAAAAAAGATCAGGGTTCCGGGTGCTGGGGAATATCCCCGGCTTTTCCACTTTCCCTTGCTCTGGAACCATGCGATTCCATCATCGCACAGGGAGAATTTTGGCATCTTGCCGCTCTCGATGAGTCCTGCCTGATCCCCACACCAGCTGGCAAAGCAGGCACACCATGCCACATGGCTGTCAAAGCCATACCACGACCAGAACTTCTGGCCTCCCTCATTTCCAAGCTGGGTAAGTGCCACCGATACGATCTGGCCGTTGCCTCCAAACAGGCCGGCAAACAATCCGCCGCTGGAATAATACCGCAGGACATGTGGGACGTACTCTGGGTCGCCATAGGCACTCCATCCGTGCGAAGCCGCCTGCTCGTTGGAAAACTGCAGGGCATTTTCGGCACTGTAACCGCCATACTTCCGTATCGCCCACGTTATGTATCCGTTGCCGTAGTTATATCCTTGCAGGGACAGTTTCAGCTTATCCATATCCTGTGGACTGGTGCATCCGGCTTCCTTCAGGCAGTCTGCATAATACTGGATTCCTACCTGTATGGAGTAATCTGCGTCCTGGATGGCATTGGGACTGTTGGAGTACCTGGTGTTGTATGGGCACTCACTGCTCTGCATGGGATCGGTTCCCCGGCCGCCGGATTCCTGCATCATGATCGCCTGTATCACGGAAACGTATTCGGGGATTCCGTACTGGTTGGCATATTTCTGGATAGCTGTTGTATAGGAAAGGACTTCCTGACTCAATGCTTCGTTGCTCTCTGAGCTTCCTGAAAATGCCGCACCGCCAATGATTCCGACCATGATAACCAATAAAAGAACGATAACTGCTCCGGCGGCTCCCAGTGCAGCCATCATGGACTGCACGGTTTTCGCTGCCGCTTCCACGGCGGCTTTGGCTGCCTTGAAGGTATTCTGCCCTGCCCTTGCCGTTTTCTGCATCCGGCGGACGTTATTGGACGTCTGCATGGCAGCTTTCTTCGCCGCCTGCTTCGCTGCCCTTCGTTCCATCTGCTTCTGCATCCGGGCTGTCAGGGCGTTGGAGCTGGCCGCACGGAGCTTCTGCTCTGGCTGGACGCTGATCTTCGCAGACTGGGGAGCCGTCTTGATGATACGCTTCTGTATGGTTTTCGGCTCCGGCTGTTTCCTTGGTTTTTCTTTAATCCGAATGGTTTCCGGCTGTTTCTGTCGGATGGCGGTCTGCCTTACTGTATCTTTTGCTTCCTTCTTCTGGCTCTGTTCTCGGATGGAGAGCTGCTTCATTTCTGCTATTTCCTGTCTGTTCTGGATTCTTGGTGTCTCCCTGGCAGCCCGGATCTTCTGCTCTTTCGTTTTTACGGCATCTGAAACCACCTTTTGCCGCTGGGCTTCCTGGATCTGTACTTCCCGGATCTGTGCTTCCTGAGCTTCCCGGCTGGCAGGATTGGCGGTCTGTGTGTCCCCTGTTCCTCTGGCGGTTTCTTTCTCCGCTTCTTTTTTGCCAGCGGCTCTCTGTTTGATCTTCTCGTAGGAAGTCTGTGCTGCTGTCTTTCCGGCTCTGGTTACAGTTCTGCCAGTCTTTCTGGCAGCCCATTCCTCTGCGGATGCGACTTTTCCACTGGCATACTCGGATGGGGACTGTTCCCCCATGTCATTATCCCTGGCATTTGCAATGGTCTGGGACTTTTCCTTGCTCTCCAGTATGGCCGTCCGCATCAGCTCCTTCGGGATTCTGGAGGCAGGATTTTTAGTCTTTGGTTTTGTTGTGACTTCTTTGGTTTTGATATCCTTCATCTCTCACCTCCAGTCCCGATCTGTACTGCTCTTACGCTTCGCCCGGCTTGGTCGTCATCAGACGGTACAGCTTTGTATTTCTTGGGAACGAATTTTCAAACGGCACCAGATTCCCGGAGCAGCGGATCAGACCGTGTCCGGCACCCACATTGGTGATGTAGGATAACTGGTTATCCGAGATATTCAGAAGTGCCGCAAGCTCGTCCCGGTCGGTGGTTGCCTGATTCAAAAGGATTAGGAATTCACTGTTTGCCAGCATCAGGCGGGCGGTATCGGATTTCAGAAGTTCTTCCACGTTCTGTGTAAGCCCGGTCACAAATCCCGAATACTTACGGATACGCTTGTACAGGCGGTAGAAAAAGTCTGCACTGTATTCATAGCGGAACAGCAGATAAAACTCATCCGCAAAGATCCATGTCGTTTTCCCCTTCTTCCAGTTCTGGATCACACGGTTAAAAATGGAATCCAGTGTGACCAACATTCCAAGGGGCATCAGCTGTTCGCCCAGCTCCCGGATGTCATAGTCGATGATACGGCTCTTCGTATTGACATTGGTTTCCTGGGCAAAGGTGTTCAGGCTTCCGTTAATAAACAGTTCCGAAGACAATGCCAGCCCTCTGGCTTCTTCCTCCGGCTGGAGCATGAGCTGTCGGTACAGATCCTTCAAGGTCGGCACCTGCCCTTGGTATCCACCCCTCATATAATCCCGGTACACATCTGCGGTACAGCGGTCAAGGATGGATTTCTCCTTTGCTGAAAGGTTTCCGGCTCCTACAAGCTGCTCAAAGAGGGATAGGATAAATTCTGACTTTTCAATCAGAGGGTTACGGTCATTGCCATAGGCGGAGTCCATGTCCAGTGCATTCAGATGGGTATCGGAGGTTGCCGAAATCCGGATGACCTCGCCGTTTAAGGCTTCCACCAGTGAAGCAAACTCGGACTCCGGATC from Blautia sp. SC05B48 encodes:
- a CDS encoding ABC transporter ATP-binding protein — encoded protein: MSDVKALFGLIDKKNKRRLIGAVICCVLSVLCGILPYLGVWGIVTCFLDERTENLFQYVCLIAVAIILKHLLFGTGTKISHKVAYQTLGETRKKLFRKIARLPMGYVKTTASGQVKTIIMDNMEQLETFYAHNIPEIISGLAVPLCMEILLAILDIRVAGIMLIPVVLFILVGILMIIVQMKKMDEFNQAFADVSVKTVEYVNGMKELKIFAADESTYGRLSESIRTYSTVVTEWFQSCLKYVAFNHADLNSNLVFLFPLAGLMYLSGSVTAASYIMYLFMGLAMLIPLETVSNNFDYIGMNASVAKKIDEILKLDEMADMISKAELSDHTIVFEHVTFSYGEGQPVLKDVSFTVPDGKVTALVGVSGSGKSTAASLICRFWDITEGQICLGGVPLNQIPLSDLMSQISFVTQNTFLFKKSIRENIMMGNQEATEEEMMQAAKDAVCHDFIMRLPKDYDTVIDKETKLSGGEKQRITLARAILKNAPIVILDEATAYIDADNEDLLQKALAKLSEGKTVLVIAHRLSSIKEADSIVVLEQGKVIDCGTHDELIRRCSPYQDMWAAFEQSDQWKMGGVNA
- a CDS encoding helix-turn-helix transcriptional regulator encodes the protein MQTDSTQAAHELGDASFYLHDYHFRQDNHNGICTLQPQNRQGYGNIYQVQPTDGLFLSTGSWIPYASMERKYEINQKLVKIYYLESGGVTLIQNGRKAQPITEGIHLYLNKPSQGRVLYQPNIPISYASVLLFEDYIEKNLQDRFTPDDFDYAEVYDWKAFDYNTPEIGTLFLQIRDKLIAGETSRLYYESKVGELLSIVAGNFHKQRQEIASKHQSLSKQEKKALESVRLAIEQNILNPPELSQLCKIAAMGQTKLRESFKKMYGVPIGTYIRQSKMKYASLLLKKNELSISSIAKHLGYQNASKFSSAFKNYFNQSPEIYRKNNYNMRKD
- a CDS encoding ABC transporter ATP-binding protein produces the protein MIRFDKVSFTYQESLQNGGLRDVDLTINKGECVLLCGRSGCGKTTLTRLVNGLIPYFYAGEVTGTTYVDGKDIQDYPIYEVSEYVGSVFQNPRSQFFNVDTDSEISFGMENLTYPREKMKERISKTVADLDIAHLTGRSIFELSGGEKQKVAFASIYAMSPSIYLLDEPSSNLDMDAIEDLRRTLELLKKQGKTILIAEHRIYYLRELVDRIAYMENGAISAVFSPSQFLSIPEEQRHSMGLRALDLSKVQPRAFAENSQKPILEVRNLSLFYKKKPVLDDLNLSAAPGEIIGIIGHNGAGKSTFSRTLCGLHTNCTGQILWDGKELNAKSRLKRSYMVMQDVSYQLFADTLEKECVFGIKHPDLDAAKQAMERLGIYEYRTHHPNTLSGGQKQRAAVAVSMVCCKDVLIFDEPTSGLDYDSMIQVAGLFQTLSKMGKVIFVVTHDYEFLAAACTRVIHLDNGKQQEDYPLSPDNLHRLHDFFLRSERRQNLEENGK
- a CDS encoding lysozyme family protein; protein product: MKDIKTKEVTTKPKTKNPASRIPKELMRTAILESKEKSQTIANARDNDMGEQSPSEYASGKVASAEEWAARKTGRTVTRAGKTAAQTSYEKIKQRAAGKKEAEKETARGTGDTQTANPASREAQEAQIREVQIQEAQRQKVVSDAVKTKEQKIRAARETPRIQNRQEIAEMKQLSIREQSQKKEAKDTVRQTAIRQKQPETIRIKEKPRKQPEPKTIQKRIIKTAPQSAKISVQPEQKLRAASSNALTARMQKQMERRAAKQAAKKAAMQTSNNVRRMQKTARAGQNTFKAAKAAVEAAAKTVQSMMAALGAAGAVIVLLLVIMVGIIGGAAFSGSSESNEALSQEVLSYTTAIQKYANQYGIPEYVSVIQAIMMQESGGRGTDPMQSSECPYNTRYSNSPNAIQDADYSIQVGIQYYADCLKEAGCTSPQDMDKLKLSLQGYNYGNGYITWAIRKYGGYSAENALQFSNEQAASHGWSAYGDPEYVPHVLRYYSSGGLFAGLFGGNGQIVSVALTQLGNEGGQKFWSWYGFDSHVAWCACFASWCGDQAGLIESGKMPKFSLCDDGIAWFQSKGKWKSRGYSPAPGTLIFFDWNGDGTSDHVGIVEKTEGSTVYTVEGNSSNAVNQRSYSINNGTIMGYGIL
- a CDS encoding energy-coupling factor transporter transmembrane component T, translated to MEMQLQTKDTLATLHLDPRTKLYLLIVGNVALFLAPSLLYEIALVVCVVILGVLVGAKRFTVRMAAIYAGMVVLHIIGTNYLTGTLQIAIVTFTVFIRKIFPCAMLGGILVSTTRVNEFMATMNRIHMPKAMVIPLTVMLRYFPMVHEDWGYISDAMRMRDVAPTVKSLLTHPARTVECIYVPMMMSALKVADELSAAAVTRGLENPKPRTCLQEIHFNVADAVCFILFTLFMSVSIWLKLKGGAG
- a CDS encoding MptD family putative ECF transporter S component → MSNSQQMKKGLSVRDLITTGILAALYMVCAMIGEAIFGFFPVLTFLCPLSIALLCGPVYMLILAKVPKHGPIIVTGILVGGVLFVLGMYWSMCLAYCILGVVADLLAGSGNFRNKGRNLLSYMIFVLSPVFSYGMLWFDRDAYVQYLVEKGTEQTYMDTMVSTAQNWMLPAMIIGVLICAAISGLVGQKLLKKHFEKAGVV